A genome region from Trichoderma asperellum chromosome 7, complete sequence includes the following:
- the PRPF8 gene encoding Pre-mRNA-processing-splicing factor 8 (BUSCO:EOG092D00LL) → MSQLPPPPPPGWGPPPPPPPPPSSSFPPPPTTPAPPAPPPPGYRPPADAHIAKFAQKKKEWLRSQRNRFGEKRKAGFVQTQKADMPPEHLRKIVKDIGDVSQKKYTNDKRSYLGALKFMPHAVLKLLENMPMPWESAREVKVLYHVNGCLTLVNEIPRVIEPVFFAQWAMMWTFMRKEKADRRLFKRMRFPPFDDEEPPLSWSENIEDVEPLEPIQMELNEDEDEAIYEWFYDHRPLLDTPHVNGPSYKGWNLTLPQMAALFRLSRPLISDVVDKNYFYLFDLKSLLTAKALNVALPGGPRFEPLYKDINPNDEDFGEFNAIDRIIFRNPIRTEFRVAFPYLYNSLPRSVHLAWHSHPQIVYNRIDDPDLPTFHFDRRINPISSRNVAPKNVEVSLEDELFGPGSNEEPEDDAFELPAGTEPFLADEELDNEDTSAAIELWWAPYPFNRRSGKMVRAQDVPLIKQWYLEHPPADRPPVKVRVSYQKLLKNFVLNDLHKKKPKAQNNQNLLRSLKQTKFFQQTTIDWVEAGLQVCRQGFNMLNLLIHRKNLTYLHLDYNFNLKPVKTLTTKERKKSRFGNAFHLMREILRLTKLIVDAQVQYRLGNIDAFQLADGILYAFNHVGQLTGMYRYKYKLMHQIRTCKDLKHLIYYRFNSGPVGKGPGCGFWAPAWRVWLFFMRGIIPLLERWLGNLLSRQFEGRHSKGVAKTVTKQRVESHFDLELRASVMADLLDMMPEGIKQNKVNTVLQHLSEAWRCWKSNIPWKVPGLPAPIENIILRYVKSKADWWVSVAHYNRERIRRGATVDKTVAKKNVGRLTRLWLKAEQERQHNHMKDGPYVSSEEAVAIYTTTVHWLESRKFSPIPFPSVSYKHDTKILILALERLREAYSVKGRLNQSQREELALIEQAYDSPGTTLERIKRFLLTQRAFKEVNIDMNDNYSTINPVYDIEPIEKISDAYLDQYLWYQADQRHLFPAWIKPSDSEVPPLLVYKWAQGINNLGQVWETENGECNVMIETELSKVYEKMELTLLNSLLRLIMDHNLADYITAKNNVQLTYKDMNHVNSYGMIRGLQFSAFVFQYYGLVLDLLLLGPQRASEIAGPPQSPNDFLQFRDRETESRHPIRLYSRYIDKIWIFLRFTAEESRDLIQRFLTEQPDPNFENVIGYKSKKCWPRDSRMRLMRHDVNLGRAVFWDFKNRLPRSVTTIDWDDSFVSVYSRDNPNLLFSMCGFEVRILPKIRNQNEEFPVKDSVWSLVDNTTKERTAHAFLQVTEEDIQKFNNRIRQILMSSGSTTFTKIANKWNTALIALFTYYREAAVSTIELLDTIVKCETKIQTRVKIGLNSKMPSRFPPAVFYTPKELGGLGMISGSHILIPASDKRWSKQTDTGVTHYRAGMTHDEETLIPNIFRYIIPWEAEFIDSQRVWTEYSQKRLEANQQNRRLTLEDLEDSWDRGLPRINTLFQKDRSTLSFDKGFRARSEFKIYQLMKSNPFWWTSQRHDGKLWNLNAYRTDVIQALGGVETILEHTLFKATGFPSWEGLFWEKASGFEESMKFKKLTNAQRSGLNQIPNRRFTLWWSPTINRANVYVGFQVQLDLTGIFLHGKIPTLKISLIQIFRAHLWQKIHESVVMDLCQVFDQELESLGIETVQKETIHPRKSYKMNSSCADILLFASHKWNVTRPSLLYDTKDVIEPTSTNKFWVDVQLRYGDYDSHDIERYTRAKYLDYTTDSSSIYPSATGIMIGIDLAYNLYSAYGMYFPGLKVLIQQAMAKIMKANPALYVLRERIRKGLQLYASESNQEFLNSQNYSELFSNQTQLFIDDTNVYRVTIHKTFEGNLTTKPINGAIFIFNPRTGQLFLKIIHTSVWAGQKRLGQLAKWKTAEEVAALIRSLPVEEQPKQLIVTRKGLLDPLEVQLVDFPNISIRASELQLPFQAAMKVEKLGDMILRATEPQMVLFNLYDEWLKSISSYTAFSRLILILRALHVNPDKTKLILRPDKTVITLDHHIWPSLNDEEWIKVETQLRDLILNDYGKKNNVNVSSLTSTEVRDIILGMEISAPSMQRQQAAEIEKQQEEQKQLTAVTTKTQNVHGEEIIVTTTSQFEQQTFASKTEWRTRAIATSNLRTRAKNIYVSSADTDLDDVTYVMPNNILKKFITIADLRVQVAGYLYGASAPDNDQVKEIKCIVMIPQIGGLRSVQLPQKLPQSEFLDGMEPLGVIHTLSGSELPYMSAADVTEHAKLLDTHEEWDKTNTVTVSVSFTPGSVSLSAWGLTPQGYKWGAENKDTQSDQPQGFTTTMGEKRKLLLSPRFRGFFLVPDDGKWNYSFMGSAFAGMEKKSVHVKLDTPLPFYSDHHRPVHFHSFAELEDIWVDRSDNFA, encoded by the coding sequence GGACGTTGAGCCTCTTGAGCCTATTCAGATGGAGTTgaacgaggatgaagatgaggcaaTCTACGAATGGTTTTATGACCACCGACCGTTGCTTGATACACCCCATGTTAATGGTCCAAGCTACAAGGGATGGAATCTCACATTACCTCAGATGGCCGCCTTGTTTCGTCTTAGTCGACCTTTGATTTCTGATGTTGTGGATAAGAACTATTTCTATCTCTTCGATCTAAAGAGTCTGCTCACTGCCAAGGCGCTGAACGTTGCTTTGCCAGGAGGACCACGATTTGAGCCTTTGTACAAGGATATCAACCCCAATGACGAAGACTTTGGCGAATTCAACGCCATCGACCGAATCATTTTCAGAAACCCCATTCGCACTGAATTCCGGGTTGCTTTCCCATACCTATACAATTCCTTACCGCGAAGCGTACACTTGGCGTGGCACTCTCACCCCCAGATAGTGTATAATCGTATCGATGACCCGGACTTGCCTACATTCCATTTCGATCGTCGAATCAACCCAATCTCATCACGCAATGTGGCTCCTAAGAATGTTGAAGTTTCTCTCGAAGATGAGCTGTTTGGGCCTGGAAGCAACGAGGAGCCCGAAGATGACGCTTTCGAGCTTCCTGCTGGAACGGAACCATTCCTTGCTGATGAGGAACTCGATAACGAGGACACTTCTGCCGCCATTGAGCTTTGGTGGGCACCATATCCATTCAACCGGCGATCCGGCAAGATGGTTCGCGCCCAGGATGTGCCCCTAATTAAGCAGTGGTATCTGGAGCACCCTCCCGCAGACCGGCCACCTGTCAAGGTCCGAGTTTCCTACCAGAAGCTGCTCAAGAACTTTGTTCTCAACGACTtgcacaagaagaagcccaaggctcAGAACAACCAAAACTTGCTCAGGTCTTTGAAGCAGACCAAGTTCTTCCAACAAACTACCATCGACTGGGTGGAGGCTGGTCTCCAAGTTTGTCGCCAAGGTTTCAACATGCTCAACCTTTTGATTCACCGAAAGAACCTTACCTATCTCCATCTTGATTACAACTTCAACTTGAAGCCCGTAAAGACTCTTACCACAAAGGAACGAAAGAAGTCTCGTTTCGGAAACGCTTTCCACTTGATGCGTGAAATTTTGCGACTGACCAAGCTGATTGTGGATGCACAAGTTCAATACCGACTCGGCAACATTGACGCTTTCCAATTGGCTGATGGTATCCTCTACGCCTTCAACCACGTCGGACAGCTTACAGGAATGTACCGTTACAAGTACAAGCTTATGCACCAGATCCGAACCTGCAAGGATTTGAAGCACCTTATCTACTATAGATTCAATTCTGGCCCTGTCGGAAAGGGTCCAGGCTGTGGTTTCTGGGCTCCTGCGTGGAGAGTGTGGCTGTTTTTTATGCGTGGTATCATCCCTCTCCTTGAGAGATGGCTTGGAAACCTGCTTTCTCGTCAGTTCGAAGGTCGACACAGCAAGGGCGTCGCAAAGACGGTTACCAAGCAACGTGTCGAGTCTCACTTTGATCTTGAGCTCCGTGCTTCCGTCATGGCCGACCTGTTGGACATGATGCCCGAGGGCATCAAGCAGAACAAGGTCAACACCGTGCTTCAGCATCTTTCTGAAGCCTGGCGTTGCTGGAAGAGTAACATCCCATGGAAGGTGCCTGGTTTGCCCGCTCCCATCGAGAATATCATTCTGCGATATGTGAAATCCAAGGCCGACTGGTGGGTTTCTGTTGCTCATTACAACCGTGAGCGTATTCGCCGCGGTGCTACTGTCGACAAGACTGTTGCTAAGAAGAATGTTGGTCGTCTGACTCGACTCTGGCTCAAAGCAGAGCAAGAGCGACAGCATAACCACATGAAGGATGGTCCGTACGTTTCCTCAGAAGAGGCCGTCGCCATCTACACCACGACTGTCCACTGGCTGGAGTCTCGCAAGTTCTCGCCCATTCCATTCCCCAGTGTTTCGTATAAGCACGATACCAAGATTCTGATCTTGGCCCTGGAACGATTAAGAGAAGCTTACTCGGTCAAGGGTCGCCTCAACCAGAGCCAGCGTGAAGAGCTTGCCCTTATTGAGCAGGCATATGATAGTCCTGGCACAACCCTGGAACGTATCAAGCGATTTTTGCTAACGCAGCGAGCGTTTAAGGAGGTCAACATCGACATGAACGATAACTATAGCACGATCAACCCCGTTTATGACATTGAGCCTATTGAAAAGATTAGCGATGCTTATCTTGACCAATATCTGTGGTACCAGGCTGATCAGAGACACCTTTTCCCTGCCTGGATCAAGCCCTCTGATTCTGAGGTTCCTCCGTTGTTGGTCTACAAGTGGGCTCAGGGCATCAACAACCTGGGTCAAGTTTGGGAGACTGAAAATGGCGAATGCAATGTCATGATTGAGACTGAGCTATCCAAGGTTTACGAGAAGATGGAATTGACGCTGCTCAACTCCCTTCTCAGACTGATCATGGACCACAATCTTGCTGACTACATTACGGCAAAGAACAATGTTCAGCTCACATACAAGGACATGAATCACGTCAACAGCTACGGTATGATCCGTGGTCTCCAGTTTTCTGCCTTTGTCTTCCAATACTATGGTCTTGTTCTCGActtgcttctgcttggccCTCAGCGAGCCAGTGAAATCGCCGGACCACCGCAAAGCCCCAACGATTTCTTGCAGTTCCGCGATCGGGAAACGGAAAGCAGACACCCGATCCGACTATACAGCCGATATATCGATAAGATCTGGATCTTCCTTCGATTTACAGCGGAGGAATCACGAGATCTCATCCAGCGATTCCTTACTGAGCAACCGGATCCCAACTTTGAGAATGTCATCGGTTATAAGAGCAAGAAGTGCTGGCCACGAGATTCTCGTATGCGCTTGATGCGACACGACGTTAACCTTGGACGAGCTGTCTTCTGGGACTTCAAGAACCGATTGCCACGATCTGTTACCACGATTGATTGGGATGACAGCTTTGTCAGTGTTTACAGCCGTGATAACCCCAACTTGCTCTTCTCAATGTGCGGATTTGAAGTCCGTATTCTACCCAAGATTAGAAACCAGAATGAAGAATTCCCTGTCAAAGACAGTGTTTGGTCTCTCGTTGATAATACGACCAAGGAGAGAACGGCACACGCATTCTTGCAAGTCACCGAAGAAGATATTCAAAAGTTCAACAACCGTATCCGACAAATTCTCATGTCATCTGGTTCGACAACCTTTACTAAGATTGCTAACAAGTGGAACACTGCTCTGATTGCTCTATTCACGTACTATCGTGAGGCCGCGGTCTCTACCATTGAGCTCTTGGATACCATCGTCAAATGCGAGACCAAGATTCAGACGCGAGTCAAGATTGGACTGAACTCCAAGATGCCTTCGCGTTTCCCCCCTGCCGTTTTCTATACTCCAAAGGAGCTTGGTGGATTGGGAATGATTTCTGGCTCTCACATTCTTATCCCAGCTAGTGACAAGCGTTGGTCTAAGCAGACCGACACTGGAGTCACCCACTACAGAGCTGGTATGACGCATGATGAGGAGACATTAATCCCCAACATTTTCCGATACATTATCCCTTGGGAGGCAGAATTTATTGATTCACAACGTGTCTGGACTGAATATTCCCAGAAGCGATTGGAAGCCAACCAGCAGAACCGACGTCTTACTTTGGAAGATTTGGAGGATAGCTGGGATCGTGGTTTGCCAAGAATCAACACTCTGTTCCAAAAGGACCGAAGCACGCTTAGCTTCGACAAGGGTTTCCGCGCTCGCTCCGAGTTCAAGATTTACCAACTTATGAAGAGTAACCCGTTCTGGTGGACGAGCCAGCGACATGACGGCAAGCTGTGGAACTTGAATGCTTACCGAACTGATGTCATCCAAGCACTGGGTGGTGTTGAGACCATCCTTGAGCACACTCTCTTCAAGGCCACCGGTTTCCCATCTTGGGAAGGCCTCTTCTGGGAGAAGGCTTCTGGTTTCGAAGAATCCATGAAGTTCAAGAAGCTCACCAACGCCCAGCGTTCCGGTCTGAACCAGATTCCTAACCGTCGTTTCACCCTCTGGTGGTCTCCAACCATCAACAGAGCCAACGTCTATGTCGGTTTCCAGGTCCAGCTTGATCTTACTGGTATCTTCTTGCACGGAAAGATTCCTACGCTGAAGATCTCCCTCATCCAGATCTTCCGTGCTCACTTGTGGCAGAAGATTCACGAGTCAGTGGTAATGGATCTTTGTCAAGTATTTGATCAAGAATTGGAATCTCTCGGCATTGAGACTGTTCAAAAGGAGACTATTCACCCTCGTAAATCTTACAAGATGAACAGCTCTTGTGCCGACATTCTCCTCTTTGCCAGCCACAAGTGGAATGTCACTCGTCCCTCACTGTTGTATGATACCAAGGACGTCATTGAGCCTACATCGACCAACAAATTCTGGGTTGACGTACAATTGCGATATGGCGACTACGACTCTCACGACATTGAGCGATATACACGTGCCAAGTATCTCGACTACACAACCGATAGCTCTAGCATTTACCCCTCTGCTACAGGTATCATGATTGGTATTGATCTAGCCTACAACTTGTACTCGGCCTACGGAATGTATTTCCCTGGCCTGAAGGTACTCATTCAGCAAGCAATGGCCAAGATCATGAAAGCCAACCCTGCCTTGTACGTCCTCCGAGAGCGTATCCGTAAGGGTCTGCAGCTGTATGCTTCTGAGAGCAACCAAGAATTCTTGAACTCGCAGAATTACTCGGAGCTCTTCAGCAACCAGACTCAGCTCTTCATCGACGACACCAACGTGTACCGTGTGACTATCCACAAGACGTTTGAAGGAAACTTGACCACCAAGCCCATCAAcggcgccatcttcatcttcaacccGCGAACTGGCCAGTTGTTCTTGAAGATCATCCACACCAGTGTTTGGGCAGGTCAGAAGCGTCTTGGACAGCTTGCCAAGTGGAAGACGGCAGAAGAAGTGGCGGCATTGATTCGATCGCTCCCTGTTGAAGAACAGCCCAAGCAGCTGATTGTCACCCGAAAGGGTCTACTGGATCCTCTCGAAGTCCAATTGGTTGACTTCCCCAACATTTCTATTCGTGCTTCCGAACTACAGCTTCCTTTCCAGGCGGCTATGAAGGTTGAGAAGCTGGGAGATATGATTTTGCGAGCGACGGAGCCCCAGATGGTACTGTTTAACCTGTATGACGAGTGGCTGAAGAGCATTTCCTCATACACAGCGTTCTCTCGTCTAATTCTCATTCTGCGTGCTCTTCACGTCAATCCTGACAAGACGAAGCTCATCCTACGGCCTGACAAGACTGTCATCACTCTCGACCATCATATCTGGCCTTCACTGAATGATGAAGAATGGATCAAGGTTGAAACTCAACTGCGAGATCTTATTTTGAACGATTATGGCAAGAAGAACAACGTCAATGTGTCTAGTTTGACAAGTACTGAAGTTCGTGATATTATTCTTGGTATGGAGATTTCTGCACCATCAATGCAGAGACAGCAAGCTGCCGAGAtcgagaagcagcaagaagagcagaagcagtTGACGGCTGTCACGACCAAGACCCAAAACGTTCATGGCGAGGAGATTATTGTTACTACGACATCTCAGTTTGAACAGCAAACATTTGCTTCCAAGACCGAGTGGCGAACCAGAGCTATTGCGACTTCGAACTTGCGGACAAGAGCCAAGAACATCTATGTGTCATCAGCGGATACTGATCTGGATGATGTTACGTATGTTATGCCTAACAACATCTTGAAGAAGTTCATCACGATTGCGGATCTACGAGTCCAGGTGGCTGGCTACCTCTATGGCGCCTCGGCCCCTGACAACGACCAAGTTAAGGAGATCAAATGTATTGTTATGATTCCCCAGATTGGCGGTCTTCGCAGCGTGCAGCTTCCACAGAAGCTACCCCAGAGTGAGTTCCTGGACGGTATGGAACCACTGGGTGTCATCCACACGCTATCGGGCAGCGAACTTCCATACATGTCCGCGGCAGATGTGACTGAGCACGCCAAGCTGCTGGATACACACGAGGAGTGGGACAAGACGAATACAGTTACAGTGTCTGTTTCGTTCACTCCCGGCAGTGTTTCTTTGTCTGCTTGGGGCTTGACTCCTCAGGGTTACAAATGGGGAGCCGAAAACAAGGACACGCAGAGCGACCAACCTCAGGGCTTCACTACAACCATGGGAGAGAAGCGAAAGCTTCTGTTGAGCCCCAGGTTCAGAGGTTTCTTCCTTGTTCCAGATGATGGCAAGTGGAACTATAGCTTCATGGGCAGCGCTTTTGCAGGAATGGAAAAGAAGTCTGTTCACGTCAAGCTGGATACGCCGCTGCCCTTCTATAGTGACCACCACCGACCAGTGCACTTCCACAGCTTTGCAGAGTTGGAAGATATCTGGGTCGACCGATCGGACAACTTTGCCTAA